One Clostridia bacterium DNA window includes the following coding sequences:
- a CDS encoding alpha-glycosidase: MSGEWIRHDTHKQVYRSPFGAVRRGQKVILRLGIKAQKKVDKVILRLQINRQAAIDQVMKLEKIEKGIAYYCTELRTKQLGLHWYYFVITSQERVCYYGNNKQRLGGLGVLSNTVPPAFQITVYHESFTVPDWFKEGIIYQIFVDRFHNGLQGGKIENPKKGCLLHAHWNDTPCYIREPDGSIHRWNFFGGNLKGVIKKLPYLKELGISIIYFNPIFESPSNHKYDTSDYKKIDPMFGDEALFRELCTQAKEMGIRIILDGVFSHTGSDSIYFNREGNYSEVGAYQSPNSPYYSWYRFHHYPDDYESWWGIGTLPNVNELEPTYLDFMLYDEDSVVKRWLKKGASGWRLDVADELPDRFIKEMRKVMKEVDPQSVLLGEVWEDASHKISYGENREYLWGEELDSVMNYPFRDMVLKFILGDETALTLQHRLMNLYENYPRHHFYSVMNLIGSHDVPRILTLLGEAPPEHTLSERERENYRLNPRQRRLALNRLQLLVLLQMTFPGVPAIYYGDEVGMEGYADPFNRGPFPWGREDRDLLAHYRQVIALRNRFIALRKGSWRTLWAEGDVYSFLRTYQGESLFIVLNRHPTAKRKMALELTGDIAGEWQEIFPAPKKRPRKAKVLTITLQPLEGKVFLKK; encoded by the coding sequence AGCCCCTTTGGGGCTGTTCGACGCGGGCAAAAGGTAATTTTGCGTTTGGGAATTAAAGCCCAGAAGAAAGTGGATAAGGTTATTTTACGATTACAAATAAATCGACAAGCAGCAATTGATCAGGTAATGAAATTAGAAAAAATAGAAAAAGGCATTGCCTATTATTGTACAGAGCTTAGGACTAAGCAATTGGGATTACATTGGTACTATTTTGTAATCACTTCTCAAGAACGCGTTTGCTATTATGGCAATAATAAACAAAGGTTAGGTGGGCTGGGTGTTTTAAGTAATACTGTGCCCCCTGCTTTTCAAATTACAGTTTATCACGAGTCTTTTACGGTTCCCGACTGGTTTAAAGAGGGAATTATCTATCAAATTTTTGTAGATCGCTTTCATAATGGTCTGCAAGGGGGTAAGATTGAAAATCCTAAAAAAGGTTGTCTACTTCACGCTCATTGGAATGACACCCCTTGTTATATTCGGGAGCCTGATGGTTCGATTCACCGTTGGAATTTCTTTGGGGGTAATTTAAAAGGGGTAATTAAAAAATTGCCTTATTTAAAAGAATTAGGGATCAGTATAATTTATTTCAATCCTATTTTTGAATCTCCCAGTAATCATAAATATGATACTAGTGATTATAAAAAAATTGATCCCATGTTTGGTGATGAGGCCCTTTTTAGGGAATTATGTACACAGGCCAAGGAAATGGGAATTCGTATCATTTTAGATGGTGTGTTTAGTCATACAGGGAGTGATAGTATTTATTTTAATCGGGAAGGTAATTATTCAGAGGTAGGTGCTTATCAATCTCCTAATTCCCCTTATTACAGTTGGTATCGGTTTCATCATTATCCAGATGATTATGAAAGTTGGTGGGGAATCGGTACTTTGCCTAATGTGAATGAATTGGAACCTACTTATTTGGATTTTATGTTATATGATGAGGATAGTGTGGTCAAACGCTGGTTAAAAAAAGGGGCTTCTGGTTGGCGTTTGGATGTAGCTGATGAATTACCAGATCGCTTTATCAAGGAAATGCGAAAAGTTATGAAAGAGGTAGATCCTCAGTCTGTTTTATTAGGTGAAGTATGGGAGGATGCCTCCCATAAAATTAGTTATGGTGAAAACAGAGAATACTTATGGGGTGAAGAATTAGATTCGGTGATGAATTATCCTTTTCGGGATATGGTTTTAAAATTTATTTTAGGTGATGAAACGGCTTTAACTTTACAACACCGTTTAATGAATTTATATGAAAATTATCCGCGGCACCATTTCTATAGTGTTATGAATTTAATCGGCAGTCATGATGTGCCGCGTATTTTAACTCTTTTAGGTGAGGCACCACCTGAACATACTTTAAGTGAACGAGAACGGGAAAATTATCGTTTAAATCCCCGTCAACGGCGATTGGCTTTAAATCGCTTGCAATTATTAGTACTCTTGCAAATGACTTTTCCCGGAGTGCCGGCTATTTATTATGGTGATGAAGTGGGGATGGAAGGTTATGCTGATCCCTTTAATCGCGGTCCTTTTCCTTGGGGACGCGAAGATCGTGATTTATTAGCACATTATCGTCAAGTAATTGCTTTGCGTAATAGGTTTATAGCTTTACGCAAAGGCTCCTGGCGTACATTATGGGCTGAAGGAGATGTCTATTCTTTTTTAAGAACTTATCAAGGTGAATCCCTATTTATAGTCTTGAATCGTCATCCCACAGCTAAACGGAAAATGGCTCTGGAATTAACCGGGGATATTGCTGGTGAATGGCAAGAGATTTTTCCTGCCCCCAAAAAACGACCAAGAAAGGCTAAAGTTTTAACCATTACTTTACAACCCCTAGAGGGCAAGGTATTTCTTAAAAAATAG
- the malQ gene encoding 4-alpha-glucanotransferase, whose protein sequence is MQLERAGGVLLHPTSLPGKFGIGEIGAEARHFVNFLKKGGFRLWQILPLNPVGYGESPYQAFSAFAGNPLLISLSDLRKKGLLARKDLTKTVEFPDRVVNYPLVRQFKEKVLQKAYVRFKVKGLQSPDYLEFKEKHAFWLKDYALFMALKERFAYQPWNYWDPSLAFREPLALKFWSEKLKDKIEYHCFLQYVFFEQWLALKKYANERGLKIIGDIPLYVSYDSSDAWVFSHLFELDEAGNPLKVGGVPPDYFSPTGQLWGNPIYKWDEMAGDDYYWWRERFKVLLELVDIIRLDHFRGFEAYWEVGGWEKTAVNGRWVKGPGEHFFNVIFKYLGALPLMAEDLGFITSEVRELKDKFNFPGMKVLQFLDRENYPQTRADEYCFYYTGTHDNDTLLGWYEKEILPQLAASKQAEWLKKAPWEFIELLYQSPARWLIIPLQDLLELGTQARMNIPGTIGGNWLWRFQKRDLKPKIAKRVRVLQQKYNR, encoded by the coding sequence ATGCAGTTGGAACGGGCTGGTGGTGTACTGCTTCATCCTACTTCCTTACCAGGGAAATTTGGTATCGGGGAAATTGGAGCGGAAGCACGTCATTTTGTTAACTTTCTAAAAAAAGGCGGTTTCCGTTTATGGCAAATTTTACCCCTAAATCCCGTAGGTTATGGGGAATCACCATATCAGGCATTTTCCGCTTTTGCCGGTAATCCCTTGTTAATTAGTTTAAGTGATCTTAGAAAAAAAGGTCTATTAGCACGTAAGGATTTAACTAAAACAGTAGAATTTCCCGATAGAGTGGTGAATTATCCCTTAGTACGACAATTTAAAGAAAAGGTACTACAGAAGGCTTATGTTCGGTTTAAAGTTAAAGGTTTACAAAGCCCGGATTATTTGGAATTTAAAGAAAAGCACGCTTTTTGGTTGAAGGATTATGCTTTATTTATGGCTTTAAAAGAACGCTTTGCCTATCAACCTTGGAATTATTGGGATCCTAGTTTGGCTTTTCGTGAGCCTTTGGCACTTAAATTTTGGAGTGAAAAATTAAAAGACAAGATTGAATATCACTGTTTTTTACAATATGTCTTTTTTGAGCAGTGGTTAGCGTTAAAAAAATATGCCAATGAACGTGGTCTTAAAATTATTGGCGATATACCTCTTTATGTTTCCTATGATAGTAGTGATGCATGGGTTTTTTCTCATCTTTTTGAATTAGACGAGGCAGGTAATCCTTTAAAAGTTGGTGGTGTGCCGCCCGATTATTTTAGTCCTACTGGTCAATTATGGGGTAATCCGATTTATAAATGGGATGAAATGGCTGGTGATGATTATTATTGGTGGCGGGAAAGGTTTAAAGTATTGTTGGAATTAGTAGATATAATTAGATTAGATCACTTTCGCGGTTTTGAGGCCTATTGGGAAGTTGGGGGTTGGGAAAAAACCGCGGTAAATGGTCGTTGGGTAAAAGGACCTGGGGAACATTTTTTTAATGTTATTTTTAAATATTTGGGGGCACTACCGCTTATGGCTGAAGACCTTGGGTTTATTACTTCTGAAGTTCGGGAGTTAAAGGATAAATTTAATTTTCCCGGAATGAAGGTTTTACAGTTTCTTGATCGGGAGAATTATCCCCAAACTCGAGCTGATGAATACTGTTTTTATTACACTGGGACTCATGATAATGATACCCTTTTGGGTTGGTATGAAAAAGAAATTTTACCTCAATTAGCTGCTAGTAAGCAAGCTGAATGGTTAAAGAAGGCTCCTTGGGAATTTATCGAACTTTTATATCAAAGTCCAGCTCGTTGGTTAATTATTCCTTTGCAGGATCTTTTGGAACTAGGTACTCAAGCTAGAATGAATATTCCCGGTACTATTGGTGGAAATTGGTTGTGGCGTTTTCAAAAAAGGGACTTAAAGCCAAAAATAGCTAAAAGGGTACGTGTTTTACAACAAAAATATAATCGTTAG